In the genome of Cercospora beticola chromosome 2, complete sequence, one region contains:
- a CDS encoding uncharacterized protein (BUSCO:EOG092618UZ), protein MVVVRESPRAQVSPSKNNAQWPPRSPFQALLSSPSGRQKWQDYKSRNDDERSPSPSPGRNNVRSSKMLQDLAGGDDEDEDEDEDEETLQLKLAEIQAKLRLKKLQRSSSKRNTDADRSEGSSSMPAPGSPSPRKLYESALPQQAIQIPVSPSGDRRSGPELSPARAKLGLTTNPRAADVSLKRPRDATQLKHSSSLHSLRAPKEDPPKVSSFSQRLAEVKQRDEEKLAKQDRLKEIRSQGFSHTRTESNISSKTVSSMKSRPASLSQSFQLAEASRPRSAGQPPGRHTRTESNISRASSTRQAREEVVAKPHVSKIWQGSAGGAEDGTGHEEPEDPTIPDVEDTGGSTGYDPFSKVHLKKRAVSHDVVAREMTGCEVYSLPRLLREVKSPDYDPPDCEANYVVFAVLASKSSPFDHAQTHRTNDKTSEDKLEAPKNKFMVLHLCDLKWEIDCFLFGTAFNQFWKLTPGTLLAIMNPAIMPPKGNQHNGKFSLKLASSEDSVMEIGVARDLGYCNAIKKNGEPCGEWIDSRKSEACEFHLNLQIEKARKGRMEVNTMFNDGTKGEPAKRRRIASVRPGERSKKDPTGVRHHREYGTLYTVNGTKSAASLLDDDDKRIYDDMIGEEASRKRIAAAQKDRDIARQLGEMGRGTGAEMMRHSKHVRTTSTSTKVMSAAEEARDALFSKKSAAELGLLARKSGDVSLEPAKDRKKHFGLGAVSMSSRTTASKSSNPMGWGGAKKAGLLQPKESRLGSPERGQSRLDDQKRPLIRPRSDDSSARSSGSQSPTKKKARFMLDKGIREPGRESFPSQAQVESDDDDLDIV, encoded by the coding sequence ATGGTCGTCGTCCGAGAGTCCCCGCGCGCCCAAGTCTCGCCGTCCAAGAACAACGCCCAATGGCCGCCGAGATCGCCCTTCCAGGCATTGCTTTCCTCACCGAGCGGACGACAGAAATGGCAGGACTACAAGAGTCGCAACGATGATGAACGGTCGCCGAGTCCAAGTCCCGGCCGCAATAATgtgcgcagcagcaagatgctGCAAGACTTGGCAGGAggggatgatgaggacgaggacgaggacgaggacgaagagacaTTGCAGTTGAAGCTGGCAGAGATACAGGCAAAATTGAGATTAAAGAAGTTGCAGAGATCGAGTTCGAAGAGAAATACAGACGCCGACCGGAGCGAGGGCAGCAGTAGCATGCCAGCACCTGGCTCACCATCACCACGGAAACTATACGAGTCTGCACTGCCACAGCAAGCAATACAGATACCCGTCTCTCCGTCAGGCGACCGAAGAAGTGGACCAGAGCTGTCGCCCGCCAGAGCCAAACTCGGCCTAACGACAAATCCCCGAGCAGCAGACGTGTCGCTCAAGAGACCTCGCGATGCGACTCAACTCAAACATTCATCCTCGCTGCACTCCTTGCGAGCTCCGAAAGAGGACCCTCCGAAAGTGTCGAGTTTCAGCCAGCGGTTGGCAGAAGTGAAGCAGAGGGATGAAGAGAAGCTGGCCAAGCAAGACAGATTGAAGGAGATACGAAGTCAAGGGTTCAGTCATACACGGACAGAGTCAAATATCAGCTCCAAGACGGTCAGTAGCATGAAGTCACGGCCCGCTTCACTGAGCCAGTCTTTCCAGCTAGCAGAGGCAAGCCGGCCTCGATCGGCTGGACAGCCACCTGGCAGGCATACACGGACCGAGTCGAACATCTCGCGTGCATCATCAACTCGACAAGCTCGTGAAGAAGTCGTCGCAAAACCACACGTCAGCAAGATCTGGCAAGGAAGTGCGGGCGGCGCTGAGGATGGAACTGGTCACGAAGAGCCAGAAGATCCGACGATCCCTGACGTAGAAGATACGGGTGGCAGCACTGGCTACGATCCATTCTCGAAGGTTCATCTCAAGAAACGGGCCGTCAGTCATGATGTGGTGGCGCGCGAAATGACTGGCTGCGAGGTGTACTCGTTGCCGCGACTGCTGCGAGAAGTGAAATCACCTGACTACGATCCTCCTGATTGCGAAGCCAACTACGTGGTGTTCGCTGTATTGGCATCCAAGTCAAGCCCTTTCGACCACGCTCAAACTCATCGCACCAATGACAAAACTAGCGAGGACAAATTGGAAGCGCCCAAAAACAAATTCATGGTCCTGCATCTCTGCGACCTCAAATGGGAAATTGACTGCTTCTTGTTTGGAACCGCCTTCAACCAATTTTGGAAACTTACACCAGGCACACTTCTCGCAATCATGAACCCTGCCATTATGCCACCCAAGGGTAACCAGCATAACGGAAAGTTCTCGTTGAAGTTGGCCAGCTCCGAGGATTCTGTGATGGAGATTGGCGTGGCGCGAGATCTAGGGTACTGCAATGCTATCAAGAAGAACGGGGAGCCATGCGGTGAATGGATTGACAGCCGCAAATCCGAGGCTTGTGAGTTTCATCTCAACCTTCAGATTGAAAAGGCTCGCAAAGGGAGGATGGAAGTCAACACGATGTTCAACGATGGCACCAAAGGAGAGCCAGCTAAGAGGCGGCGCATAGCTTCGGTTCGTCCGGGAGAACGTTCAAAGAAAGATCCGACAGGAGTAAGACATCATCGAGAATACGGCACACTATACACTGTGAATGGTACGAAGAGTGCAGCGAGCTTACTGGATGACGACGATAAACGAATTTACGACGATATGATTGGCGAAGAGGCTTCGAGAAAGCGTATAGCAGCTGCCCAGAAGGATCGGGATATTGCCCGACAACTTGGTGAAATGGGACGAGGGACGGGTGCTGAAATGATGAGACACTCGAAACACGTGCGGACGACGTCTACGAGTACAAAAGTCATGAGCGCGGCTGAAGAGGCGCGTGATGCATTATTCAGCAAGAAATCAGCCGCCGAGCTTGGTCTGCTGGCACGGAAATCTGGCGATGTCAGTTTGGAGCCGGCGAAGGACAGAAAGAAGCACTTTGGCTTGGGTGCTGTGTCAATGTCCAGCCGAACAACAGCCAGCAAGTCTTCAAACCCAATGGGATGGGGTGGCGCCAAGAAAGCTGGTCTGCTACAACCCAAGGAGAGCCGATTAGGGAGTCCTGAACGGGGTCAGTCGCGACTTGACGATCAGAAACGACCTCTTATCCGCCCCCGGAGTGATGACAGCAGCGCGCGGAGCTCTGGGAGTCAAAGCCCGACCAAAAAGAAGGCAAGATTTATGCTCGATAAAGGAATACGAGAGCCCGGAAGAGAGTCTTTTCCCAGCCAAGCGCAGGTTGagagcgatgatgatgacttggATATTGTGTAG